A genomic window from Prochlorococcus sp. RS04 includes:
- a CDS encoding glycoprotein translates to MLLKNHLIEVFKQASLENNFLLKENVVLKWVHRFGIDSLNDLLIHSSLQKENQREEENQEHISLIDEVYEENQEQIKLELSKTFENIEETKIESNSLETARSNEISSKNQNSNKINQFTETPKLPLPYIKNLRKWINNDKKAS, encoded by the coding sequence ATGCTTTTAAAAAATCATTTAATAGAAGTTTTTAAACAAGCCTCTTTAGAAAATAATTTTTTGCTTAAAGAAAATGTTGTTCTTAAGTGGGTCCATAGATTTGGGATTGATTCATTAAATGATTTATTAATCCATAGTTCACTACAAAAAGAAAATCAGCGTGAAGAAGAAAATCAAGAACATATCTCTTTAATTGATGAAGTGTATGAAGAAAATCAGGAACAAATTAAGCTTGAATTATCAAAAACTTTTGAAAATATTGAAGAAACAAAGATAGAATCAAATAGCTTGGAAACTGCTAGAAGCAATGAAATATCTAGTAAAAATCAAAATTCCAATAAAATAAATCAATTTACTGAAACCCCAAAATTACCCCTACCTTATATTAAAAATTTAAGAAAGTGGATTAACAACGATAAAAAAGCTAGTTAG
- a CDS encoding COX15/CtaA family protein, whose product MINNQLYKSKYLTIFKRLGSHSVFALIALIVIGGATRVMEAGLACPDWPLCYGSFLPFNHMNLRVFLEWFHRLDAFLVGILILFKFSLSIIWKNEIPNWLPKTYSLLLFLVIVQGSFGALTVINLLDSYTVTGHLLIAFLLLITTISINQNLENDDVEEPLIWWRFLLFFPLLLTLIQSFIGVRLSSTWSAHICLSFNKQCLILNTHKLFAFPIAFSILLIIATAIYKRSLLNENWKYLSALIFLLFSQISLGVLSLKTNLNEPIFIIGHQLNASLFIAILTTLIFRNPLTKKGLNHSLNSQMVGINS is encoded by the coding sequence TTGATTAATAATCAATTATATAAATCAAAATATCTTACAATTTTTAAAAGGTTGGGAAGTCATAGTGTATTCGCACTCATCGCACTAATCGTAATTGGAGGTGCTACTAGAGTCATGGAGGCTGGACTTGCCTGTCCAGATTGGCCATTATGTTATGGATCTTTTTTGCCTTTTAATCATATGAACCTAAGAGTATTTCTAGAGTGGTTTCATCGTCTAGATGCTTTTTTGGTTGGAATATTAATTCTTTTTAAATTTTCCCTTTCAATTATTTGGAAAAATGAAATTCCAAATTGGTTACCTAAAACTTATTCACTATTACTTTTTCTCGTTATTGTCCAAGGATCTTTTGGAGCTTTAACAGTAATAAACTTGCTTGATTCATATACTGTTACTGGCCATCTTTTAATAGCTTTTCTTCTTCTCATCACAACTATTTCAATAAATCAAAATTTAGAAAATGACGATGTAGAAGAGCCATTAATTTGGTGGAGATTTTTATTGTTTTTCCCTCTTTTACTTACTCTTATTCAATCTTTTATTGGAGTAAGGCTTTCATCAACCTGGTCAGCACATATTTGTTTATCTTTTAATAAACAATGTTTAATTCTAAATACTCATAAATTATTTGCTTTTCCAATTGCTTTTTCAATTCTATTGATTATTGCTACTGCAATTTACAAGAGAAGTTTGCTAAATGAAAATTGGAAATATCTCTCAGCACTTATTTTTCTATTGTTTTCTCAAATTTCCTTGGGTGTTTTAAGTCTTAAAACAAATTTGAATGAACCTATTTTTATTATCGGTCATCAACTTAACGCCTCTTTATTTATTGCGATATTAACAACATTAATTTTTAGAAATCCTTTGACCAAAAAAGGTCTAAACCACTCCCTAAATTCTCAAATGGTTGGGATCAATTCATGA
- a CDS encoding heme o synthase encodes MNSSNLENLNYKSSIRDEVVPSRKKITLPPWLEVAKPRLIPLLLATTLGGMALTEEWPLSSPKLICTLGGGALAAAAAGALNCLWEMELDKRMIRTSKRALPAGKLSSETVFLAAVSCTLAASMLLVSGVNYLAAGLTLLGLFSYVILYTVILKPRTTKNIVFGGVAGAIPPLVGASAATGHVGLSGWWLFGLVMLWTPAHFWALAILLKDDYASVGIPMLPSVKGSVFTAKAISRYGWATILMSVMGVFALPEGGLLYGIILLPFNGRFLQLINELNKSPDDLSRAKSLFRWSILYMFGICLLLLISRTQLSVEFEQQSMQIFLSIVSLLSN; translated from the coding sequence ATGAACAGTAGTAACTTAGAAAACTTGAACTATAAATCTTCAATTAGGGATGAAGTTGTACCTTCAAGAAAAAAAATAACTTTGCCCCCTTGGCTTGAAGTAGCAAAACCCAGATTAATCCCACTTTTACTGGCAACAACTTTGGGAGGAATGGCTTTAACTGAAGAATGGCCTTTGTCTTCACCAAAACTTATCTGTACTTTAGGAGGCGGAGCTTTGGCAGCAGCAGCCGCAGGAGCTCTTAATTGCTTGTGGGAAATGGAATTAGATAAGAGGATGATAAGAACTAGCAAAAGAGCTTTGCCAGCTGGAAAGTTGTCATCTGAGACTGTATTTTTAGCAGCCGTATCATGTACTTTGGCAGCTTCGATGCTTTTAGTAAGTGGTGTAAATTATTTGGCTGCGGGATTAACTCTTCTTGGTTTATTTAGCTACGTAATTTTATATACAGTTATTTTGAAACCTCGTACAACAAAAAATATTGTCTTCGGAGGAGTTGCTGGTGCGATACCACCTTTAGTTGGAGCATCTGCTGCTACAGGGCATGTAGGTCTTAGTGGTTGGTGGTTGTTTGGTTTAGTAATGTTATGGACCCCAGCTCATTTTTGGGCACTTGCAATTTTGTTGAAGGATGATTACGCATCTGTTGGTATTCCTATGCTCCCTTCCGTTAAAGGATCTGTTTTTACTGCTAAAGCGATTTCTCGTTATGGATGGGCAACAATTTTAATGAGTGTTATGGGAGTTTTTGCCTTGCCTGAAGGGGGTCTTTTATACGGAATTATATTATTACCATTTAATGGAAGATTTTTGCAATTAATAAATGAATTAAACAAATCTCCTGATGATCTTTCAAGAGCAAAGTCTCTCTTTAGGTGGTCTATTCTATATATGTTTGGTATTTGTCTTTTGTTATTAATTTCCAGAACCCAACTATCTGTAGAATTTGAGCAACAATCTATGCAAATATTTTTATCTATAGTATCCCTGCTTAGTAATTAA
- the groL gene encoding chaperonin GroEL (60 kDa chaperone family; promotes refolding of misfolded polypeptides especially under stressful conditions; forms two stacked rings of heptamers to form a barrel-shaped 14mer; ends can be capped by GroES; misfolded proteins enter the barrel where they are refolded when GroES binds) yields MAKQLSFSNESREALEKGVNFVANAVKVTIGPKAKNVVIEKKFGSPDIVRDGSTVAKEIEIENPISNLGAKLIEQVASKTKESAGDGTTTATILAQKMVQEGLKNIASGANPMELKKGMEAGLAFVLEKLSSKSISLNGSDIQKVATVSAGGDEEIGSIISKAMDIVTSDGVITVEESQSLETELDITEGMSFDRGYSSPYFVTDQERQVCELENPKILITDQKVSTLVDLVPILEEIQKSGSPFLILAEDIEGEALTTLVLNKNSGVLNVASVRAPLFGERRKAALEDIAILIGAKLISEDKSMTLDKVSINDLGKAKKITITKDKTTIVAFEDTKDLVKARVEQLKREVKITESEYDQDKINERIAKLAGGVALIKVGAATETEMKHNKLRIEDSLNATKAAIEEGVVSGGGQTLIEISDDLLNLSETSSDDLRTGINIVKEALLEPTKQIAKNAGFNGDVVVAEIKRLNKGFNANSGKYEDLKDSGILDPTKVIRLALQDSVSIAAMLLTTEVAMADIPEPEAAAPGGPGGDPMGGMGGMGMPGMGGMGMPGMGGMGMPGMGGMGMPGMGGMGMPGMM; encoded by the coding sequence ATGGCTAAACAGTTAAGTTTTTCTAATGAATCAAGAGAAGCGCTAGAAAAAGGTGTTAATTTCGTAGCTAATGCGGTAAAGGTTACTATTGGGCCGAAAGCAAAAAACGTTGTAATAGAAAAGAAATTTGGTTCACCAGATATAGTAAGAGATGGATCTACAGTTGCTAAAGAGATCGAGATTGAAAACCCTATTTCTAATTTAGGTGCGAAATTAATAGAACAAGTTGCATCCAAGACAAAAGAGAGTGCTGGTGATGGAACAACAACAGCAACCATTTTGGCTCAGAAGATGGTTCAGGAGGGATTAAAAAATATTGCCTCTGGCGCCAACCCTATGGAGTTAAAAAAAGGTATGGAGGCAGGCCTAGCTTTTGTCTTAGAAAAATTAAGTTCCAAAAGTATTTCATTAAATGGTTCTGATATCCAAAAAGTTGCAACAGTTAGTGCTGGAGGTGATGAAGAAATTGGATCTATAATTTCTAAAGCAATGGATATTGTTACTTCAGATGGTGTAATAACTGTCGAAGAATCTCAATCACTAGAAACAGAATTAGATATAACTGAAGGTATGTCTTTTGATAGAGGTTATAGTTCTCCATATTTCGTAACAGACCAAGAAAGACAAGTTTGTGAACTTGAAAATCCTAAAATATTAATAACTGATCAAAAAGTCTCAACTTTAGTTGATCTAGTTCCAATACTTGAAGAAATTCAGAAGTCAGGCTCACCTTTTCTAATTCTTGCTGAAGATATTGAAGGAGAGGCTTTAACTACTCTGGTTTTAAATAAGAATAGTGGGGTTTTAAATGTTGCTTCCGTAAGAGCTCCTTTATTTGGCGAGAGAAGAAAAGCTGCCCTCGAAGATATTGCAATTCTCATAGGGGCTAAGTTAATTAGCGAAGATAAATCCATGACACTTGATAAAGTATCGATTAATGATTTAGGAAAAGCAAAAAAAATAACTATCACCAAGGATAAAACTACAATTGTTGCCTTCGAAGACACTAAAGATTTAGTTAAAGCGAGAGTAGAGCAATTAAAGAGAGAAGTTAAAATAACTGAATCTGAGTATGATCAGGATAAAATAAATGAAAGGATAGCCAAACTAGCCGGAGGAGTAGCGCTTATCAAAGTAGGAGCTGCTACAGAAACAGAGATGAAGCATAATAAGTTGAGAATCGAAGATTCCCTTAATGCTACGAAAGCTGCTATTGAAGAGGGTGTTGTTTCTGGAGGAGGACAAACTTTAATTGAAATATCAGATGACCTTTTAAATTTAAGTGAAACATCTTCAGATGATTTAAGAACAGGGATAAATATAGTCAAAGAAGCCCTTTTGGAACCCACCAAACAGATAGCAAAAAATGCTGGTTTTAATGGAGATGTAGTTGTCGCTGAAATTAAAAGACTTAACAAAGGTTTTAATGCTAATTCAGGAAAATATGAGGATTTAAAAGATTCAGGAATCTTAGATCCAACCAAAGTAATAAGATTAGCTCTTCAAGATTCAGTATCTATTGCAGCTATGCTCCTCACAACAGAAGTTGCTATGGCAGACATTCCAGAGCCTGAAGCCGCAGCCCCTGGAGGACCAGGTGGAGATCCAATGGGGGGAATGGGTGGCATGGGAATGCCAGGAATGGGTGGCATGGGAATGCCGGGTATGGGTGGCATGGGAATGCCGGGAATGGGTGGCATGGGAATGCCAGGAATGGGTGGCATGGGAATGCCGGGTATGATGTAA
- the fabG gene encoding 3-oxoacyl-[acyl-carrier-protein] reductase, with translation MSNTDSLSGKVALITGASRGIGKEIALELSRLGAEVFINYSSSDEKAEEVVNSIKNSGGKAHKLKFDVSREDSVSSAFEEIIKINGSIDILINNAGITRDGLLMRMKSEQWDDVLNTNLKGVFLCTKYASKFMMKKRSGSIVNISSVVGIIGNPGQANYSAAKAGVIGFTKTCAKEFASRGINVNAIAPGFIETEMTEKLNTEEILKVIPLGKLGSCTQIANLVSFLVSSDAGSYITGQTISIDGGMSI, from the coding sequence ATGTCCAATACAGATTCATTATCAGGCAAAGTTGCTTTAATCACTGGAGCTAGCAGAGGAATTGGTAAAGAAATTGCTTTAGAACTAAGCCGCCTAGGAGCAGAAGTTTTTATTAATTACTCTTCTTCTGATGAAAAAGCTGAAGAAGTTGTAAATTCAATAAAAAATTCGGGAGGTAAAGCTCATAAATTAAAGTTTGATGTATCAAGAGAGGATTCTGTCAGTTCAGCTTTTGAAGAAATCATAAAAATTAATGGTTCCATTGATATTCTTATTAACAATGCTGGTATTACTAGAGATGGACTATTGATGAGAATGAAATCGGAACAATGGGATGATGTATTAAATACAAACTTAAAAGGGGTTTTTCTTTGTACAAAATATGCTTCAAAATTTATGATGAAAAAAAGAAGTGGTAGTATCGTAAATATTTCATCTGTTGTTGGAATAATTGGTAATCCCGGTCAAGCAAATTATTCTGCAGCTAAAGCTGGAGTTATTGGATTCACCAAAACTTGTGCTAAAGAATTTGCTTCAAGAGGTATAAACGTAAATGCAATAGCTCCAGGCTTTATAGAAACAGAAATGACTGAGAAACTTAATACTGAAGAGATACTTAAAGTTATCCCTTTAGGAAAATTAGGAAGTTGTACTCAAATTGCAAACTTAGTGTCATTCTTAGTTTCAAGTGATGCAGGAAGTTACATTACAGGGCAGACAATCAGTATAGACGGGGGTATGAGTATTTAG
- the ispD gene encoding 2-C-methyl-D-erythritol 4-phosphate cytidylyltransferase, producing MHFLIPAAGSGSRMKAGKNKLLIDLEGESLIYWTLKSVFSASSTNWVGIIGQTKDKYLLLNSAKDFAHKVHWINGGDTRQQSVFNGLKALPKDAEKVLIHDGARCLINPELIDLCAKQLDEYEAVILATKVTDTIKIVDNEGFIKETPDRNYLWAAQTPQGFLVDRLKKAHKMAIDKNWKVTDDASLFEMLNWKVKIIEGTYSNIKITSPIDLKIAKLFVKNS from the coding sequence GTGCATTTTTTAATACCAGCTGCAGGGAGTGGTAGCAGAATGAAAGCTGGAAAAAATAAATTACTTATTGATTTAGAGGGAGAGTCTTTGATTTATTGGACACTTAAATCTGTATTTTCTGCAAGCTCAACAAACTGGGTTGGAATAATTGGGCAAACGAAAGATAAATACTTATTACTAAATTCAGCTAAGGATTTTGCCCATAAAGTTCATTGGATTAATGGTGGTGACACCAGACAACAATCAGTTTTTAATGGTTTAAAAGCGTTACCAAAAGATGCTGAAAAAGTTTTAATACATGATGGGGCTAGATGTCTAATTAATCCTGAATTGATAGACCTATGTGCTAAGCAATTAGATGAATATGAAGCTGTAATTTTAGCTACTAAGGTAACAGACACTATTAAGATTGTTGATAATGAAGGTTTTATTAAAGAAACACCAGATAGAAATTATTTATGGGCAGCGCAAACTCCTCAGGGCTTTTTAGTAGATAGATTAAAAAAAGCTCATAAGATGGCAATTGATAAAAACTGGAAAGTCACAGATGATGCTTCTCTATTCGAAATGCTTAATTGGAAAGTAAAGATTATTGAAGGAACTTATTCAAATATAAAAATTACATCCCCTATAGATTTGAAAATAGCAAAACTTTTTGTGAAGAACTCCTAG
- a CDS encoding ABC transporter ATP-binding protein, whose protein sequence is MDYIKVKGLSKSYSDIKALKNLSIEIEAGTLFGILGPNGAGKSTLIKILATLIEPDSGEVFINNINLIKNSRKIRELIGYVAQDIALDKILTGRELLDFQSDLYHINKNKKFERINKLIDQLEMNDWIDRKCGTYSGGMKRRIDLAAGLLHLPQVLILDEPTVGLDIESRNIIWQLLKDLRNNGMTIILSSHYLDEIDKLADRLAIIDDGRVIAKGTPAELKNKLGGDRVTLKVREFSNQEEANNISKILSSIDGISQIIINEAQGFSINFVADKQKDLLTKLKVELAFSKFEIFSLTQSRPSLDDVYLQATGKTLLDAEISMAGKRDLKKESKQSMR, encoded by the coding sequence ATGGATTATATAAAAGTAAAAGGGCTTTCAAAATCTTATTCAGATATCAAGGCATTAAAAAATTTATCTATAGAAATTGAAGCTGGCACATTATTCGGAATACTAGGACCAAATGGTGCTGGCAAATCAACACTAATAAAAATACTTGCTACTTTAATAGAGCCTGATAGTGGAGAAGTTTTTATAAATAATATTAATCTGATAAAAAATTCAAGGAAAATTAGAGAATTAATTGGTTATGTTGCCCAAGACATTGCACTTGATAAAATATTAACTGGACGAGAGCTTTTGGATTTTCAATCAGATTTATATCACATCAACAAAAATAAAAAATTTGAAAGGATAAATAAATTAATAGATCAATTAGAAATGAATGATTGGATTGATCGTAAGTGCGGAACTTATTCAGGGGGAATGAAAAGAAGAATAGATCTGGCAGCTGGACTTTTACATTTGCCCCAAGTATTAATTTTGGATGAACCTACAGTTGGTTTAGATATTGAAAGTAGAAATATTATATGGCAACTTTTGAAAGATTTGAGAAATAATGGAATGACTATTATTTTAAGTAGTCACTATCTTGATGAAATAGATAAATTGGCAGACAGATTAGCGATAATTGATGATGGAAGAGTTATAGCAAAAGGGACTCCAGCAGAGCTCAAAAATAAATTAGGAGGAGATAGAGTAACTTTGAAAGTCAGAGAATTTAGTAATCAGGAAGAAGCAAATAATATATCTAAAATTTTATCTTCAATAGATGGAATTAGTCAGATTATCATAAATGAAGCTCAAGGGTTCTCGATAAATTTCGTAGCAGATAAGCAAAAAGATTTACTTACAAAGCTAAAAGTGGAATTGGCTTTCTCAAAGTTTGAAATTTTTTCTCTTACCCAAAGTCGGCCAAGCTTGGATGATGTATATCTTCAGGCAACTGGGAAAACATTATTGGATGCTGAAATTTCTATGGCAGGGAAAAGAGACCTAAAAAAAGAATCAAAGCAATCGATGCGATAA
- a CDS encoding ABC transporter permease, producing the protein MELQQYKIFFLYQETFALTKRLFIQLKRRPSTLLAGILQPIIWLFLFGALFSKAPEGFLPGVDSYGNFLGAGLIVFTAFSGALNSGLPLMFDREFGFLNRLLVAPLTSRLSIVLSSFFYITILSFVQSIVIMIVSYILGYGWPNLYGLGIVFTTLILLVLFVTSMSLCLAFVLPGHIELIALIFVINLPLLFASTALAPISFMPNWLGWLASLNPLTFAIEPIRTAYTQTIDLELVALHAPYGDLTCKSCISILFSLTVFSLIIIRPLLNRKLN; encoded by the coding sequence ATGGAATTACAACAGTATAAAATATTTTTTTTATATCAAGAAACATTTGCCTTGACAAAGAGATTGTTTATTCAATTAAAAAGAAGACCATCAACTCTTTTAGCAGGAATATTACAACCAATAATTTGGCTTTTTTTATTTGGGGCATTATTCTCTAAAGCTCCTGAAGGTTTCTTACCAGGTGTTGATTCTTATGGTAATTTTTTAGGAGCAGGGCTTATTGTTTTTACTGCTTTTAGCGGAGCCCTAAACTCTGGTCTTCCTTTAATGTTTGATAGAGAGTTTGGATTTCTTAATAGATTACTTGTGGCTCCTTTAACCAGTAGATTATCCATAGTTTTATCTTCTTTTTTTTACATAACAATCTTGAGCTTCGTTCAGAGTATTGTAATAATGATTGTTTCATACATTTTGGGTTATGGATGGCCCAACTTATATGGTTTAGGAATTGTATTTACAACACTAATTTTATTAGTTCTTTTTGTGACATCAATGAGTTTATGTTTAGCGTTTGTTTTGCCGGGACATATTGAATTAATCGCTCTTATATTCGTAATAAATTTACCTCTTCTATTTGCTAGTACTGCTTTAGCTCCAATCTCTTTTATGCCAAATTGGCTGGGCTGGTTAGCTTCATTAAATCCATTAACTTTTGCTATTGAACCTATTAGGACTGCCTATACACAAACTATTGATTTAGAATTAGTGGCTTTACATGCCCCATATGGTGATTTAACTTGTAAGAGTTGTATCTCAATTTTATTTTCTTTAACAGTTTTTTCCTTGATTATTATAAGGCCTCTGTTAAATAGAAAGTTAAATTAG